CCTGACCATACGGGGACGTAGGCTGATCTTGTTATAACAACTTGGATGCAGGTGTGCTTACCTCCATGTATCGCACGTTCTTATTTGTTGAACTGGAGCCAGGAGACGCTCCAGGAACCACCTTCATCCTGTTCACCTCGTCCAGGATCCCTAGAGACCTGGCCACCTGAAACACAGCACGGTCTGGGTCACCTGTACGCCGCAGTCCACTTGTAACAGCCGTTCTGATGTCAGCATGGGCCTCACCTCGATGTTCCTGATTTCCAGTGGCGTGGCTCCACCCTGCGGGCTGCTGATGTAATCCTGGGCGGCCTGCCTCACCTGAGCCTGCAGGGACTCGAACTCACGGTAAATGTCTGGGAAATGAGTTCGACCCGGACCGCCGCGCTCCACCTGGAACAGCCAGGGCACATGATACACTGCAATAGCTGCACATcatttacagagaaaataaGAGTCAGTGTGATGAGAGGGCAGCTCAGTTTAAACTGTcaggatatttatttattacagctGTTTGTAATAACATGCTCCACTGTCTTGTGCTCACATAATTTGCTCTggaattaataaagtattctgattctgagcccctgatgatgtcacagatcCCAGCAGGTGTGGATAAAGGTTCCTCCTTCGTGTGTGCGTACCTTTGCCAGCATTAGCTCCCACAGACTCATCACTTTGGTCAGACGAGGAAGAACGATGTCCATCAGCTCCTCATCCTCGCACTGCTCCACCACCTGTGAGCGACGTGATAGGACACTCAGGTGTTAGCACATCAGGTGACTACacattagggctgccacaaacgattattttgatagtcgactagtcaccgattatttttgtgattagtcgactaatcagatcatcatccattggacgtaaaacgtacagcttattgcaccagcagcatctgctcttatataactatcattagcttacagctttaagtgtttaaggtatgtgctaacttaaaaataaagacaagatgatagtttattaaattttaatgaaatttgcagattgtttcggtgaagtttaataaactccttgctatctaaaatataacaggacaccggagtatattctcgagcatctcacacttctgataatcagttgcctgcttgacgtttattcagctgtgtaaaaactataactttaatctcagccaaaccgatttactcaggaacaaataaaatactgaaaaaaagccaaacagtaacattttaagttatctaagtgacttatatatcatgtttaacctgagtagcgaaaggtggcggtgggtttgaaaacgatttgccgggagtccggtgttctcacgggctctagtgagccttgcccccggctagctatcgagctagtgggtaacagacgtctccgaaaacgtcggagcgcttttgaaaatatgtggtgtcttgataaactgagcagatatttgaggtttacacagctacattctcgcctgaaaatatgttaaacgtttattttgtgacccagaaagaataataagagtaatattaaaactaactagctgccgccattgctGGAAACTGAGCacggccgcgctatgaattctgggacagagctacttcttcttcttcggggtttaacggcagctggcatccttgtacatgcagtgctgccatcttctgtttcagtccgttattacactcttaaatcctactacttatttctgcgtcttttgtgatcttacaaagcttcaaacgacgcgtcgactattaaatcagtcgtcgacgattttgatagtcgactaatcgtggcagccctactacACATAAATCAATATTTTTGAAGACCTTTACTCTGAAAGGAGCTGCTTCCTCCACCTTACCTCCTCTAGACGCTCTCGTCTTCTCTctacctgctgctctgctgttgccatggtaacacCCAACTTCGGAGGTCGACCACGACGACCTCTCCTACTCACGAGGCCCACGGTCACCTGCGAAAAATGAGCAATCAGATTCACCCGAGTGCTAACAAAGCAGGACGAGGTTTCTGTGCAAACTACTGTCCAGGTGAGCTCACCTGGACAAGTGACAGATGTAGTCAAAGGTCTAATAAGAGTTGAACAAAGTCTATTTACAGCAAAGCATCCCCGACAGCGCGTGAGGTCGCATATTGTGCCGTTTGTCCCATCACAGACACCGTACACAGAATGATTACTGTGTTTTGCCATTTTGTAGGACAATACTactttgttgcttttattttgaaggcaacatttagccttttttattttaagtgcGTCTGTGCGAGCATGAATGCAGCTTCACTGCAAATGTGTCAGAGCCCATGTTTCTGAGAAATGTGAGTTTTCTGAAAGATGAAAGTAGACTTTTTAGTTTGAATCGGGATAAAGCACACCTGGATCACCAGGCGAAGTGACATAGGAGCAGGCAGCAGTGCACTCTCTGCCAGGGACCTCTGAAGCACACGCAGGGTGAAGTGAGTGAACTGAAGCGGGTTACAAAGCAGCAGGTGTTTGTGCCAGGagtaaaaatgaactgaatcacaGCTGGAGTTTTGTTCTTCACTCAAAGAGGAAGAAGCTTCTGCTtctcagtgtcacctgtgtgcTCTCCACTGCAGACATTGAGCCCGACTGTAATGTTGCAGGGAGCAAATTTCTCTCCCTGAACAAGAAGAAagagctgaaaagctgaagtCCTTCAACTGCAACAGAACAGCGACGGCACTTTCAAACTCTGGGAACGATGACGACCAGCTAGCTGTAACGTGAACTCTCACCGGCAGCCGTTCATCACTTTCATACTCCATGAGCAATCTCACCTTAGGAGGCGGCCCCAGTGACCGTCCCCGCCCTCGTCCCCGACCCCTTCCTCGCCCTCGTCCTCGGGGACGGCCGGGGCCCCGATGATGGAGGCCTCTGAGTCCTACAGCTGCTGCTGGACCCCCCTCCACCTGCAGACGGACAACAGTCACCTGAAGCTTACTGTCGACAGCTGTTCCTGAGCGTTTGAGCTGCAGGAAGGACTAACCAGCCATAATAAGCTGGTTAGTTAACAGCTTATTAACTGTACACAGacaataagaaaataaactgtaggATGACACAgatctctgctgtgattggtggatGATTTCTCACTTTATTTGTTGCCGTGGCAGCAGGTTTGTCATCcttatttttctcctcctcctcctcattgaCAGCGACTGTTGCCgtttcctctgattggctgttgtcTGGAAGGGGGTGCGGTGTGTTCCCCGGTGGGTCGCCGGGTGGCTCTGGCTCCCCGTGAGTCGGGTTCAGTTTGTAGTGGCGGTTCAGGCCGCCAGCACCGATGTAGGCCTTGTCGCAGGTCTGGCAGCGGTGAGACCGAGACTTGTGGCTGTAGGTGAGGGAGCTGCCGGGCGTGGCGCCATCCTTCCTGCTGCCCTCaccgtcctcctcctccacgcTCATGTCAGAGTAGTCGTCTGAGTCGGACTGGTGACTTTCGGCGAGGTCCTCTGTCTTTATGAACTTGTAGTCTTTGGCTTTGTACTTCGGTGGTCTGGAGACCCGCCCGGACCGGGTTTGGACCTTCAttgcttttttctccctcttctttgccttcttctccttctcttttTGCTCACTTCTGTCCTTAGTGGGAGGGTGTGGGGCTGCAGAGGGCGTGGCCACCGTGACAGATTGTGCAGCAGGCGCGGCGGTCTGTACTGGGACTGCCGTGACTGTGACAGGTGGTTTAAGGGGACTTTTACGGGCAGCAGCCATCGTGCCGTTAGCAGGTGTTTTAATTAATGGAAAGCTAACAGTTTTAGCCACAGTAGTGGGTGGAGTCTTAATTATTGAAGGGATTGGGGTCTTAACAGTGGGTGCCGTGGACACTCTGATTGGTGTTGCCGTGGGTTTCTGACCTACGCTGGAGGCAACTGATGCCGTCTGGCCTGTCAGCTTGTGGACCAATGGTAGCAGTGAGCCGACCACGGGGGCGGGGCTCTGTAGCAGCAACTGGATGGGCGGGTCTCCAGGATTCTGCTGCAGGAAGAACTGCTGACCCTCCTGACCAACCACGGGCTGGATGTGGATAATCTGAGTGCTGCTCACGCTGCCATTGGCTGACAGCTTCACTTGCGGCTGAGTGACCGCCTTCTGCTGAGTGGTGGAGCCAggcttcacttcctgtttgggaGGCACCTGGATCTGGATCCTAACGGGCTCCGACTGAAaggacagacacacagaaagtAGATAAAAACACATGATGAGTGTGATTATTCAGAGATTTGTTACCATGGCAACATTAAGATCACAAACCGAGTCGATGAAGAAGTTGGTTTAAGGATTCCTGAAGAGTGTATGGATAATGAAAATGGGCTGATGAGTTCTTATGTCAGTGTGAAGCATTTAAAAGTTCTAAAGGCTCCAAATGTGAAAAGATTGAAGTTCTATGTGAAAATTCACAATCAAACCCGTTTTTATGTTTCTGAACCTGAAGTTGAAAAACTAAGCATGTGGTTAAGTAAACAGCAGGTAAACATGTTCAGAAACATGGAGACGGCAGCCCACTACGAGCTGCTGCTGTCACGTCTCACCTGCATCACCTGTCCAGGCCCCAATCGAGTTGGATTTTCTCAGCATGGATCTTCCTCCATGTAGCTCTTCATTTGCAATTGCACTCCCATCACACTGCTTTCTGCTTTCCAACTTCCCTCTGTCACTGATATTTCAGATCTCATCTGTAATTCAAAACCTTCTCCTTGTCAgctagaccccattcctacagttCTGGTCAAGGCCTGTCTACCCTCTTTGCTTCCCCTCATACAATGATGTCAATAAGTATTTGATCACCCTGTGATTTTGCAAGTTCTCTTACTTAGAAATCATGGAGGGGTCTACAATTTTCAGCATAGGTGCATTtccactgtgagagacagaatctaaaaagaaaaatccggAAATCACATTGTATGATTTCTGAACAATTTATTTGTGAATTACTGTGTCAAGTATTTGATCACTTGCTTATCAGCCAGATTTCTGACCCTCAAAGATCTGTTATTTTGCTTTCAAATAGTCCAGCTACACTCTGCTCATGATTCTAAATTAGTAGCAGCTGTTTGAGGTCATTAGCTGTCATAAAGACACCTGTGCACCCCACAATCAGCCAAAGTCTAAGTAGCAACGTGGGCaaaaccaaagagctgtcaaaagacacaaaatacaaaattgtAGACTTTCACAAAGCTGGAAAGGGACTACGGGGCAATTGCCAAGCAGCTTGGTGAAAAAAGAACAACTGTTGGAGCAATTGTCAGGAAATGGAAGAGGCTAATGATGACTGTCAATGTCTCTCGGACTGGGGCCCCACGGAGGATCTCTCCTCGTGGGGTATCAATGATGCTAAGAATGGTGAAGAATCAGCCCAGAACTACATGGGAGGAGCTGGTCAATGCCGTGAAGAGAGCTGGGACCATCGTTTCCAAGGCTACTATCAGTAATACACTACGACGTCATGGTTTAAAATCTTGCATCACATGGAAGGTTCCCCTGCTTAAGTCAGcccatgtccaggcccgtctgaagtttgccagggATCATCTGGatcacaggtgtcgaactccaggcctcgagggccggtgtcctgcaggttttagatgtaacCTTGATACAAGACAGCTGAttgaaatggctaaatgacctcctcaacatgtcttgaagttctccagaggcctgggaatgaactaatcatttgattcaggtgtgctgacccagggtgagatctaaaacctgcaggacaccggccctcgaggcctggagttcgacacccctgatctGGATGATCCAGAGGAGTCATGGGAGAAAGTCctgtggtcagatgagaccaaagtagAACTGTTTGGTCTTAACTCCATTCGCCGTGTTTGGAGGAAGAAGAATGATGAGTATCATCCTAATAATACCATACCTACAGTGTGGGGCTGcaagcatcatgctctgggggtgtttttctgcacaggggacaggacgactgcACCG
This is a stretch of genomic DNA from Pelmatolapia mariae isolate MD_Pm_ZW linkage group LG16_19, Pm_UMD_F_2, whole genome shotgun sequence. It encodes these proteins:
- the znf839 gene encoding zinc finger protein 839, encoding MADSEGDRTITAPESSGAADQPPTALSAQPGDGSPATPAAHSSKPGENVAAAGNQSGNLKPVSGTEGDQPGHSVPVASGAQLAELLPSQPEEQSILVATEFTDLANTTILYVQPDGSLVESSGLTAEEQQALLEQLTKQQVVQVSDTEAAQLLQQGQLIKPAHSAALDPSQLQQVINQVTKSQQQQVQVQVSQQQVPKQQIQVPQQNPKTPNNASQQLKSVAQQVAMQTGSSIPLIQKKSEPVRIQIQVPPKQEVKPGSTTQQKAVTQPQVKLSANGSVSSTQIIHIQPVVGQEGQQFFLQQNPGDPPIQLLLQSPAPVVGSLLPLVHKLTGQTASVASSVGQKPTATPIRVSTAPTVKTPIPSIIKTPPTTVAKTVSFPLIKTPANGTMAAARKSPLKPPVTVTAVPVQTAAPAAQSVTVATPSAAPHPPTKDRSEQKEKEKKAKKREKKAMKVQTRSGRVSRPPKYKAKDYKFIKTEDLAESHQSDSDDYSDMSVEEEDGEGSRKDGATPGSSLTYSHKSRSHRCQTCDKAYIGAGGLNRHYKLNPTHGEPEPPGDPPGNTPHPLPDNSQSEETATVAVNEEEEEKNKDDKPAATATNKVEGGPAAAVGLRGLHHRGPGRPRGRGRGRGRGRGRGRSLGPPPKVTVGLVSRRGRRGRPPKLGVTMATAEQQVERRRERLEEVVEQCEDEELMDIVLPRLTKVMSLWELMLAKVERGGPGRTHFPDIYREFESLQAQVRQAAQDYISSPQGGATPLEIRNIEVARSLGILDEVNRMKVVPGASPGSSSTNKNVRYMENSKMLPPSKRFKMENSVPVHHNGLETPKTGGTAVTSVTPLKSCSVSVAPLVIPEGTRLLTVSADSSGSSQAPPPDTPMEVTPGEDHDVHQEQASSSTDIGPRVTELEKALGSGPSDPTDTKSSEPAPTPGSVIKPESSLIQTLSPSHPESGSSEAKEVQEGEEIYIQTEGLTVQLAEPGSDGIVIVNGPDGTTMHIQTPEGVPLEAVQALLGIEASDGAKAPQ